The Streptomyces vinaceus genome contains the following window.
CTGGTCGGCACGGGGGCCGGCTGCGGCGGTTTCGATGACTGTGACATTGCCGTGGCATCTTTCCAGACCGGTTGCGTCCGAGGGCTAGCGGTTGGCCGGAAACGGATGCTACACAGTGGTTACACGATTCATTGACACGTGTAACCCGGGCGTCGCATCCCGTTCCCCGGGGTTGCTCCCGCACGTGTCCGACCGTGCCCAGCCGTGCCGCCGCCCTGTCGTGATCCGACGCGCCCCCGCCGCAGCCCCTCCCGTCATCCCGCACCCCGGCTCCACCCCACCCTCATCCGCACGAAGAACCCGCCCAGGAGGGCACCGTGGCCCTTTCCTCCTCCGGCACCGGAACCACCGGAGCCACCCCCGACGACGCCTCCGTCGCACCGGCCGCCACCAGCGCCGGGCGCGCTCCGGGGCGCGGTCTGCTGCCCTTGCTGCTCATCGGGAACAGCGCGATGTACACGCTCTACATCGGCGTCGGCGGCGTCCTGCTCGCCCTCCAGGTCGAGGACGTGGACCCGGCGAACAAGGTCTCCAACTTCGGCCTGATCGCAGGGGTCTCGGCGATCTTCGCCACGATCTTCAACCCGGTCGCCGGCGCCCTGTCCGACCGCAGCGGACGGCGCAATCCCTGGATCCTGGGCGGCGGACTCGCCGCCGTGCCGGCGATGTTCCTGCTCGGCTCTGCCGACACGATCCTGCTGATCACGATCGCCTGGTGCCTCGGCCAGGCCGTCATGAACGTCTACCAGGCGGCCCTGACCTCCGTGGTCCCCGACCGGGTCCCGATCTCCGCGCGCGGCAAGGCCTCCGCGGCCGTCGGGCTCGGCCTGCCGTTCGGCTCCACCCTCGGGGCGCTCATCGGCGCCGCGTTCTCGGACGACTACCGCACCGGGTACCTCCTCTTCGGCGCGATCGTGGCGGGCGCCGCGGTCCTGTTCACCGCCCGCACCCGTGAGGAGCGCCTCCCGGCGCGCGCCCCGCTGCCGGTCAAGCAGCAACTGGCCGCGTTCACCGGCGCCCTGCGCGACCACGACTTCCGCTGGGCTTTCATCGGGCGGGCGCTGCTCGTCCTCGGGTACTTCGCGGTCAGCGGGTACCAGCTGTACATCCTCCAGGACCACACCGTGCTCCCCGGCGGCATGGAGCCGGAGGAGGCGGTGGCGGTGCTGATGCCGCTGACCAGCGTCGCCATGGTGGTCTCCACGGTCCTCGGCGGGTACCTGTCCGACCGGCTCGACCGGCGCAAGCTCTTCGTCGGCGCCTCCGCCCTGCTGTCGGCCCTCGCGCTCGTGATCCCGGCCGTGTCGGACAGCTGGACGGCGATGCTGGCCTTCGCGGCCGTCAACGGGCTCGCGTTCGGCTCGTACATGGCCGTGGACACGGCGCTCGTGACGATGGTGCTCCCGAAGGCGCAGGACGCGGCCCGCGACATGGGCGTGCTCAACATCGCCAACGCGGGGCCGCAGATCATCGCGCCGTTCATCGCCTCGGTGATCGTGTCGGTGAGCGGCGGCTACACCGCGCTGTTCATCGTCGCGGCGGCCTTGGCGGTGGCGGGCGCCCTTGCGGTGAAGCCGATCCGCAGCGTGCGCTGAGTTCCCGGGGACTCCCCCGCGACCGCAGGGAACGCGCCCGAGATCCGTCCGGGAACCGATCCTCCGAGAACCCTCCCAGAAAGGCTTTACCGTGCAGCTGCACACCCACACCTGGGGCGACGGCGACCGCGTCGCGCTCCTGATCCACGGCATGATGGCCGACCACCGGACCTGGCGCCGGGTCGGTCCCGCCCTCGCCGAGCGGGGCTACCGCGTGATCGCCGTGGACCTGCGCGGCCACGGCGCCAGCGGGCGGGGCGAGTACGGCCCGGAGCTCTTCGCCGAGGACGTGGTCGAGACCCTGCCGGCCGGGGCCGACCTCGCCATCGGCCACTCGCTGGGCGGCCTGACCCTCTCGCTGGCCGTGGACCGGCTGAAGCCTCGGCGGGCGGTGTTCTCCGACCCGGCCTGGCATATGGCGAGCCCGGCCGAGGGCATGGGCCCGGAATTGTTCGCGCAGTTCAAGTCGGCGCCCCGGGAGCAGATCCGGGCGATGAACCCGCGCTGGGACGAGGCGGACGTCGACATCGAGCTGGAGACCCTGGCCGTGTGGGACGAGGCAACGGCGCTCGGCCTGGGCCCGCTGTTCGGTGCGGACCTGCTGCCGACGGCGCCGGTGGTCCCCTCGCTCGTCCAGCTCGCCGACCCCAGCTTCCTGATCTCCCCGGAGCGGGCGGCGCTGCTGGAGGAGCGCGGTTTCGAGGTGCGGTCGGTCGCCGGCGCCGGACACACCATCCACCGGGACGACTTCGACGGGTTCATGGCCTCGCTGGAGGGGTGGATACGGCCGCTCCAGTGACCCTCGGGGCCTCCCCGTTACCTTCGGACCCACCGAGCGGTAGCGGGGAGGTTCCGATGTCGGTGACGCCGTCAGGCACGAAGGCTCCGGCCGTCTCTTCCGGGCTGGTGGAAACGGCGCGGGCGCTCGCCGAAGGAGCTGTCGGCGCACGCCGGTTGACCGAGGAGGCGCTGGAGCGGATCGCGGCCGCGCAGCCCGTGCTCAACGCCTTCCGGATCGTACGCACCGAGGCCGCGCTCGCCGAGGCGGACGCGGCCGACCGGCGCCTGGCCGCCGGCGAGCGGCTGCCGCTGCTCGGCGTACCGGTCGCCGTGAAGGACGACATGGACGTGGCCGGGGAACCGACCGCCTTCGGCTGCGCCGGGGAGTTCCCGCCGAAGACCGCCGACAGCGAGGCCGTACGCAGACTGCGCGCGGCCGGTGCGATCGTCATCGGCAAGACCCAGACGCCCGAGCTGGGGCAGTGGCCGTGCACCGAGGGCCCCGCGTTCGGCGACACCCGCAATCCGTGGAACCCGGCCCATACGCCCGGCGGTTCCTCCGGCGGCTCGGCGGCCGCCGTGGCCGCGGGGCTGGTCCCGGCGGCGCTCGGCTCCGACGGGGCGGGTTCCGTACGGATCCCCGCCGCCTGGACCCACCTGGTGGGCGTCAAACCGCAGCGCGGGCGCGTCTCCACCTGGCCCGAGCCCGAATCGTTCCACGGACTGACGGTCAACGGCGTGCTGGCCCGCAGCGTCGCCGACGCGGCGCTCCTGCTGGACGCCGCGAGCGGCCAGCACCCCCAGGACCGGCACCGCCCGGCGGCCCCCGTGTCGGCGGTGGAGGCGGTCCGCCGCCCACCGGGACGGCTGCGCATCGCCCTGTCGTTCGGGATGGCCTTCACGGCGACGCCCAAGTCCCTCGATCCGGAGGTCCGTTCCGCGGTGGAGCGGCTCGCCGGGCGGCTGGAGTCACTGGGGCACGAGGTGGTACCGGAGGATCCGCGCTACGGCCGGATCGGCCTGGCCTTCGTCCCGCGCGCGACGGGGGGCGTACGGGACTGGGCGTCCCGGGTGCCGGATCCCGGGCTGCTGGACCCGCGCACGCACGGGGCGGTGCGTACCGGCCGGATCCTCGGCGGCCTGCCGCTGCGGGCCTCGCGGCGGGCGGAAACCCTGCTGCGGCGGCGGATCGGGGAGATCTTCGGCCGGTTCGACGTGGTCCTGACCCCCACGACCGCCACTCCCCCGCTGCGGATCGGCGCCCTGGCGGGCCTCGGGGCGATGGCCACGGACCGGGCGATGATCGCGGCGTGCCCGTACGCCTGGACGTGGAACGTCCTGGGCTGGCCGGGGGTGAACATCCCGGCGGGCTTCACCTCGGCGGGCCTGCCCCTCGGCGCCCAGCTCCTGGGCCCGGCCGACTCGGAGCCCCTCCTCCTCTCCCTGGCCGCCCAGGCGGAAGCGGCGGAAGCCTGGACGAGCCACTGGCCGACGTGATGCCGGTGCTCCGGCTCGGGCGCGCGTGCCGGGCGTACGTGCCGGGCGTACACACCGGGCGGCGACGGGGCCGGGCGTCGCGGCGCAGCGGTCACCACGCGGGTCGGCGTACGTGCTTCGCTTCGCGGTGGATGGCCCAGGCGTCCGCCACCGGGCCCAGGTGCCCCAGCTTTTCGGGGTTGATCACGGATCGGATGGCCTGGATCCGCCCGTCGAGCACGTCGAGGGCCAGGGTCTGGAGCACCCTGCCGTCCCGGTCGCGGACGACGGCGCCCGGCTGGCCGTTGATCTCCTGCGGTTCGAACGTGAGCCCCAGCCCCGTCAGGCGGGGGTAGACGGCGGCGAGCAGCCGGGCCACGTTCTGGGCTCCCACGACGGCCCTGGCCAGCTGCGGGGCCTTGCCTCCGCCGTCACCGACCATCGACACGTCGGCGGCGAGCAGTTCCCGCAGGCCGCCGACGTCGCCTTCGCGGAGGGCCTCGAAGAACCGCGCCGCGAGTTCCTCCCGCTCCGCGCGGGCGGTCTCGAAGCGCGGCCGCCCCGCCTGCATGTGCCGCCGCGCCCGTACGAGCAGCTGGCGGCAGGCCGCCTCGGAGCGCCCCACCGCGGCGGCGATCTCGTCGAAGCCGAAGGCGAACACGTCCCGGAGCACGAACACGGCCCGTTCCAGCGGGCTGAGCCGCTCCAGGAGCAGCAGCACCGCCATCGAGACGGAATCGGCGAGTTCCACCGCCCGCGCGGGGTCCTCGTACGGATCGCTCAGCAGCGGTTCGGGGAACCACGGGCCGACGTACTCCTCGCGCCGCACCCGGGCGGAGCGCAGTACGTCGATCGCGATCCGCGTCACCGCGGCCGAGAGGAAGGCCTTGGTCGAGGTGGGCCGGGTCGAGGAGCCGTCGAAGCGCAGCCACGTCTCCTGCACCGCGTCCTCGGCCTCGCCCACACTGCCCAGAATCCGATAGGCGATCGAGAACAGCAGCGGGCGCAGCTCCTCGAACTCCTCGACCTTGCTCACGCCGATCTCCCTGTCGTCCCGTCGTCCGGTCGCCCCGTCGTGGTTCAGTGGAACTGCCCGGCCACGTAATTCCCGGCCGGCTGCCGGGTGATGACGTTGAGCCGGTTCACCATGTTCATGAAGGAGACGAAGAGCACCAGGGCTTTGAGCTGCTCCTGGTCGTAGTGGCGCGCGGCCCGCGCCCACACCTCGTCGCCGACCCCGCCGGCCGCGTCCGCGACCCGGGTCCCCTCCTCGGCCAGCTCCAGTGCGGCCCGCTCCGCCTCGGTGAAGACGGTGGCCTCCCGCCACGCCGCCACCAAGTGCAGCCTCGTCGCGCTCTCGCCGGCCGCGGCGGCCTCCTTCGTGTGCATGTCGACGCATACCGCGCAGCCGTTGATCTGGCTCACGCGCAGCGCCAGGAGCTCCTGCGTCGCGGCCGGCAACGGCAGTTCCTTGATGGCCCTGCCCGCCGACATCAGGTGGGTGAAGGCCTTGCCGGGCTTCGCGTCGGTGAAGAAGTCCAGTCGCGCGTCCATGGGGTTCTCCTTGGTGATCGTCGGTGCCTGCACCCCTGAAGACGAGGCAGCCCGCCCCCCTGTGACACGCCTCCGTGTGACCCGGAACACGCCCCTCTCCTCCCGCGGCCCGGACTACGCGCGGCCGGTCGCGGAGGCGAAGCCGAGCCAGGTGTGGCGATTGCCCCACCAGCACCAGCCGACCTTCGGCGCGGCGCGCCGCTCGCGGCCGTCCCGGCCCGTGCCGTTGCTGATCCAGATCGCCGGGGTACGGGCGTCCAGGGCGCCGTTCGCCTTGCGCAGCCGGGAGCCGATGGTCATGAAGCAGCGGTTGCGCTCCAGGGCCGCCGGCTGCTGGAGCACCCAGTGGACCCCCTCGGTGAGCAGCAGCGGGGTGCGCTGCTCCCCGGCGAGGGCGGGCAGCGCCTCTTCCGGGCTCCAGTTGGACAGGTGGTCGCCCCGGTCGACGCCCGTGACCACGTACAGCGGGGCGCCGGGCAGCTCGATGGCGTCGAGCGGGCCGAATCCGTCCACGTCGGCCATGTCGGTGACGACGAAACCCGGCTTGTCCTCGCGGCGGAGCAGCGGGGCGAGGGCGGAGGCGGGGGCCCGGTCCGGGTGGACGGCGAGCAGGACGTCACCGCCGTGCCCGGGCGCGCCGTCCTGCGCGGAGGCGAAGGCGCGCAGTTCACCGGCGGGGATCCGGGCGAGCTCGTGCACTCCGAGCGCGATCAGGCGCTCTGCCTGGGCGGAGAGCGGCGGGAGAGGGGGCACGGCGGGGCTGGAAGAGGTCTCGGGCACGTCACTCCTGCGGCTGGCGGTTCAGAGCGGTGGACCCCGGACCAACGAGGCGCCCCGCCGCAATGTTCCCCCGCCGCCTCCCCCTGCCCGGGCCACGCGCCCGTCGGGGCGGGAGCAGTCCGGCGCGCCCCGGCCCACCGCGCGCCGGACTGCTTCGACCACCGCCTCGATTTCGGCCTGGCCTCGGTCCTGACCGGGCGCTGAAACGAAGAAGGGCAAGGAGGTAACCCACTCCTTGCCCTTCTCAACGTATAGCGCAGTGGGGGGCTTGCCACAAGGCCCCCGGCGTGGCGCACAATCGTCGGCCGAGGCCAGAAACCTTCCGAAATATTCGGTTCGCGTGATATCTGCGCCTTTGTGACGTAACCGGGGGTCTTCTTGATGGACGTGATCGTGGTCGGCGGCGGGCCGACCGGACTGATGCTGGCCTGCGAGCTGCGCCTGCACGGCGTGCGGGTGCTCGTGCTGGAGAAGGAGGCGCAGCCGACCGGTCAGTCGCGCGCCCAGGGCCTGCACGTGCGCAGCATCGAGGTGATGGACCAGCGCGGCCTGCTGGAGCGGTTCCTCCCGCTCGGTCGGCAGTTCACGGTCGGCGGCTTCTTCGCCGGCCTCGGCACCTCCTGGCCCCAGCGCCTGGACACGGCGCACTCGTACGTCCTCCACATCCCGCAGGAGATCACCGAGCGGCTGCTGACCGAGCACGCCACCGAGGTCGGCGTGGAGATCCGGCGCGGCTGCGAGCTGGTCGGACTGGTCCAGGACGACGAGGGGGTGACCGCCGAGCTGGCCGACGGCACCCGGCTGCGCGCCCGCTACGCCGTCGGCTGCGACGGGGGCCGCAGTACGGTCCGCAGACTGCTCGGCGTCGGCTTCCCCGGGGAGCCTTCCCGGGTCGAGACGCTGCTGGGCGTGATGGAGTTGGCCGAGCCGGCCGAGGCGGTGGCCGCCGCAGTGGCCGAAGTCCGCAAGACCCAGCTGCGTTTCGGCGCCATGCCGCTGGGGGACGGGGTCTACCGCGTGGTCACTCCCGCCGAGGGCGTGGCCGAGGACCGTGCCGCGGCGCCCACCCTCGACGAGTTCCGGCAGCAGCTGCGCGCCTACGCCGGCACCGACTTCGGCGCGCACTCCCCGCGCTGGCTCTCCCGCTTCGGCGACGCGACACGGCTGGCCGAGCGCTACCGGGTCGGCCGCGTGCTGCTGGCGGGCGACGCGGCGCACATCCACCCCCCGACCGGCGGGCAGGGGCTCAACCTCGGCATCCAGGACGCGTTCAACCTCGGCTGGAAGCTGGCCGCCGAGATCGCCGGCTGGGCGCCCGAGGGGCTCCTGGACAGCTACCACGCGGAACGCCGTCCGGTGGCCGCCGACGTACTGGACAACACCCGCGCGCAGATCCAGCTGATGTCGACGGAGCCGGGCGCCCTGGCGGTACGCCGACTGCTCGCGGAACTGGTCGACTTCGAGGAGGTCAACCGGTACCTGATCGAGAAGATCACCGCGATCTCCGTCCGCTACGACATCGGCGAGGACCAAGGCCAAGGCCAAGGCCAGGGCCATGGCCAGGAGCAAGGCCGTGAACTGCTCGGCCGGCGGATGCGGGACGTGGCGCTGGGGCGCGGCCGCCTCTACGAGCTGATGCGCGGCGGCCGCGGCCTGCTGCTCGACCAGACCGGCCGGCTCTCGGCGGCGGGCTGGTCGGACCGCGTCGACCACGTCGTCGAGGTCAGTGCGGAACTGGCGGTGCCCGCGGTGCTGCTGCGCCCCGACGGCCATGTCGCGTGGGTGGGTGAGGACCAGGGGGATCTGCTCCGCCACCTGCCCAAGTGGTTCGGCGCCACCGCCGGCTGAGCACGGCCCGCCCCGGCGATCACCCCGCGCGCGCTCCCCCGCCGGGGTGGTTCCCCGGGCCCAACGGGCGCAGTGCGGCACGGCTCACGGGGCGCGGGCGGGCTCCCGTACGAAGCTGTGCGCTGCTCCCTGCACCCCGCGAGGCCGGAGGTTCGTACGCCCATGACCCACGCAGACCTGAGACCCGCGCGGCGGCGCCGCGGACCCGGCGGGAGGACGGGCGTACTGGCCACCGCGCTCGGCTTGGCCCTGGTACTGGCGCTGCCCGGCTCCGCGCTGGCCGCGCCCGGCGATCCGGATCCGTCCTTCGGGCCGGACGGCCGGGTGGTCACCCCGTTCCCCGGCTACGCGGAGGGCCACGACATCGCGCGGCAGGCCGACGGCAAGCTGGTCGTGGTCGGCCTGAGCGAGGCCGGCTTCGCGCTCGCCCGGTACGACGCGGCCGGCGGCCTCGACCCCGGCTTCGCCGGGGACGGCACCGTGACGAGCGACTTCGGCGGCGGCGCCCATACGGCGAACGCGGTGGCGATCCAGCCCTCGGACGGGAAGATCGTCGTGGCGGGCACCACCGAGGTCGCGGAGGAGGGCGGCGGCTGCTGCTTCTTCTCCGTGGCCCGCTACAACACCGACGGCAGCCTGGACCCGGGCTTCGGCGACGGTGGTCTGGTACGGGTCGACGAGTTCGGCGGGTCCGCGGACGGCGCGGACGTGGCGGTACAGCCCGACGGGAAGATCATCGCGGCGGGCAAGGGCGCCGGCGGGGGCTTCGCCCTGGTCCGCCTCGACAGCGCCGGGAACCTGGACCCGAGTCTCGGCGGCGACGGCGCGGTCGTCGCCGGCTTCACCCCCACCTCACCGCAGGACGCCGGGGGCACCGCCCGCCGCATCGCCCTCCAGCCGGACGGCAAGATCGTCTCGGTCGGGTACGTCGGCAACACGAACTTCGACATCGGCGTGGTCCGCTACCTGCCGGGCGGCAGCCTCGACCCCACTTTCAGCGGAGACGGCATGGTGACCGCGGACTTCGGCGGCACCGAGTTCGGAAACGACGTGGCGGTGCAGCCGGACGGCAAGATCGTCGCCGCGGGCTCCGGCGCGGTCGGGGTGGCCCTGCTGCGCTACAACGCCGACGGCAGCCCCGACAACGGCTTCGGCAGCGGCGGGCGCACCTCGGTCCACTTCCCCGGTGATGGCGGGGGCGCCAACGCCCTGGCGCTCCAGCCGAACGGAAAGATCGTCATCGCGGGGCAGGCCGACGACCCCAACAGCGAAGAGGCCAACGACTTCGGCGTGGCCCGTTTCAACGCCAACGGCACGGTGGACACCGGCTTCGGCGGCGACGGGTTCGTGGTCACGGGCTTCCAGGACCGGGACGAGGCCCGCGGGGTGCTCGTACAGCCGGACGGCAAGATCGTCGCGGCGGGCTTCGGTGCGGGCTTCGCCTTCGCCCTCGCCCGCTACCAGGGCGGCGACGGCACCGCGCCGCCCCCGCCGCCGAGCGCGGACCTGTCGGTGACGCAGACCCCGGCGGCCACGGTGAGCATCGGCGACCGCGCCGCCTACACGGTGACGGTCACCAACTCCGCGGCCTCCACCGCCACCGCGACCGGCGTCACACTGACGGACACCCTCACCGGCGCCGCGGTGGCGCTCACTTCGGCCGCCGCCTCGCAGGGTACGTGTACGACCACGGCGACGGGCGCCGGCTGCGCCCTCGGCTCGCTGGCCCCGGGCGCGAGCGCGACGGTCACGGTGACGGCGGAGCCGCGGTCCACCGGCACGGTCACGAACACGGCGGTCGTGAGCGCGACGCAGCAGGACCCCTCGACCGCGAACAACACGAGGGCGGCGACGACCTCGGTGAACAACGCCCACGGCTGCACGGTCGTCGGCACCGTCGGCGCGGACACCCTGACCGGCGGCTACTTCACCGACGTGATCTGCGGTCTCGGCGGCAATGACACCGTCCGCGCGAGCTACGGGAACGACACCGTCTACGGCGGTTACGGGAACGACAACATCGACGGCGGCTACGGCGACGACACCCTGAACGGCGGCCCGGGCAACGACACCTTGACCGGCGACTACGGCAACGACCGCCTGACCACCACCGACGGAGTCTTTGCCAACGACAGCGCGAACGGCGGTCCCGGCACCGACACCTGCACCACGGACCCGGGCGACACCCGCACCAACTGCCCCTGACCCCCTCGCCGGAGAGCCGTCGCGACGAACGCCGCGACGGCTCTTCCCACTCCCGGGGCGCTCAGAACGTCCAGCGGGTGTGCGTGTAGATCCCGTTGTCACGGCCGAAGCCGTAGGCCGTGGACGGGGGCAGCGCGAAGACCACCGCGCCGCCCTTGCGGATCGCGTCCCCCATGCCGTGGAAGGTGCCCTCGGTGGAGGTCATGTGGGGGCCGTACTTCGTCTCGTACGCCGTGATCACCTCCTCCAGCGCCGCCGGATCGGCCACCTGCCGGGCCGTCCCCTCGATCACGAGGTCGAATCCTGCCGTGAGGGAGTTCCCCCCGGTGGTCAGTGCGCAGTGACCGTCGTGGGCGAGGTTCTTCGCCTTCTGCTCGTCCGGTCCGGTCGAGAAGTACAGCGCCCCGTCGTGCCAGGCCGCGATCACGGGTGTGACGTGCAGCCGGCCGTCGGCCCGCACCGTGGACGCCCAGAAGATCTCGGCGTCCGCCAACTGCCGCAGGGCCTCGGCCCAGTCGGTGGCGGTGACGTCCGCGGCGCCCGGGCGGGGGTTGAGCGCGGAGCTGTAGCGGGCGTCGAGCTCGGTGGTCGTGGGGTGCTTCTCGGGTCCGTGTGCGGGCATGGCGGACCTCCCTTCCTGGTCCCGTAACGACCGGCGGCCCGTACGGAAACCCTCGCCGTGTCCGTTTCGCCCGTCTGCCCGCGGGGGCCGGGGCGGGATCAGCCCGCGTGCTGGTACGCCGAGTAGGTGAGGTAGCCCGCGTCGCCGCCCTGGTAGAGCGTGGCCTCGTCCACGGGCGCGACGGGCAGCCCCAGGCGCAACCGCTCCACCAGGTCGGGGTTGGCGATGTAGGCGCGGCCGAAGCTGATGAGGTCGGCGCCGAGCCCGAGCCAGTGGTCCGCGTCGGCCCGGCCGGTCTGCTTGGAGCCCATCGGGAGGGTCGGGTTCACGACGAGGGTGCCCGGCCAGGCCCGGCGCAGACCGAGGAGCACGGGCTCGTCGGCGGTCGCTTCGAGGTGGACGTACGCCAGGTCGAGGCGGGCGAGCTCGGCCAGCAGCGCCGCGTAGAGCTCGGGGACTTCGGTTTCCGCGACGCCCCAGAACGTGCCGCCCGGGGAGAGGCGGATCCCGGTCCTGGTCCCGCCGATGGCGTCGACGGTGGCGGCCGCGGCCTCGACGGCGAACCGGATCCGGCCCGCCACCGAGCCTCCGTAGCGGTCCGTGCGCAGGTTGGCGTTGGAGGAGAGGAACTGCGAGATCAGGTAGCCGTTGGCGCCGTGCAGCTCGACGCCGTCGAAGCCGGCGTCGACGGCGCGCCGGGCGGCCTCGGCGTACGAGCGGGCGTGCCCGGGCACCTCGGAGGTGGCCAGGGCGCGCGGTACGGGAGCGGGGCGCGGCCCGGCCGCGGTGAACACCTCGCCGACGGCGGCGACGGCCGAGGGACCGACCGGCCGGGTGCCGGTGGTGTCGGGGTGCGAGACGCGGCCGCCGTGCATGATCTGGGCGAAGATCCGTCCGCCGTTGGAGCGGACCGCGGCGGTCACCGGGCGCCACGCCTCGACCTGCTCGTCGGTGTGCAGTCCCGGGGTCCCCGGATTGGACTGGCCGATCAGGCTCGGCTGCACCCCCTCGCTCACGATCAGCCCGGCCGTGGCGCGCTGGGCGTAGTACGTCGCCATCGAGGGTGTCGCCAGACCGCCGGCGGCGGCCCGGACCCGCGACATGGGGGCCATCACCACCCGGTTCGGCAGGGTCAGGTCACCGAGTCGATGGCTGTCGAAAAGGGTGGTCACCGCAAGCTCCTTGCTGTCCGCGGCGCCCGGGTGTCGGGCACTGCGGCTACGCTAAAACCTGACGTCGACGTCAGAGGCAAGCTGTGTGCCGCAACTCACAGCCGGGGAGGGCGAGATGCGCATCGGGGAGCTCGCGGGGCGGGCCGGGGTCAGCGTCCGCTCGGTGCGCTACTACGAGGAGCAGGGCCTGCTCGCCAGCACGCGCAGCGCGAGTGGGCAGCGGCACTACACCGACGAGGAGGTGGAGCGGGTCGTGTTCCTCCAGCGCCTGTACGCCGCGGGGCTGTCCAGCAGGACCATCGCCGAACTGCTGCCGTGCGTGGATGCGCCCAGTGAGGAGGCCTCCGACGCCGCGCTGACGCGGATGGCGCAGGAGCGCGCGCGGCTGTCGGACCACATCGCCGACCTCGTCCGCACGCGCGACGCCCTCGACGGGCTGATGGCCACCGCCCGGGAACACCGGGAGCGCCTGCGCGCGAACGCGGACTCCTCCGCGACGACCTGTTGAGAGACGAGACCTGTCGAGAGGGGCGCGATCTCATGTAAGTTCCCTTTGGGAACTCATAAACGGGTCAAGGAGATCGGGAGAGCTCATGGCGCAGCGGACCTGGACGGCCGTCGACGACTACTTCGACGGACTGCTCGTGGAGGAGGACGAGGCGCTGGTCGCCGCGAACGCGGACGCCGAGGCCGCGGGGCTGCCCGCGCACCAGGTGGCCCCGAACCAGGGCAAGCTGCTGCACCTCCTCGCCCGCATCCGCGGCGCGCGCACCGTCCTCGAAATCGGCACCCTCGGCGGGTACAGCACCATCTGGCTCGCCCGGGCCCTGCCGGCCGGCGGGCGGCTGGTCACCCTGGAGGTCGACCCGCACTGCGCGGACGTCGCCGAGGCGAACGTCGCCCGGGCCGGGCTCGCGGACGTGGTCGACATCCGACGCGGGCCGGCCCTCGAACTGCTGCCCCACCTCACGGACCTCGCCCCGTTCGACCTTGTCTTCATCGACGCCGACAAGCCGTCCAACCCGGACTACCTGAAATGGGCCCTCGAACTGACCGGGCCCGGCAGCGTCATCATCGGCGACAACGTCGTCCGCGACGGGGCCGTCGTCGACCCGGACAGCACCGACCCCCGCGTCCAGGGAGTCCGCCGGTTCACCGAACTCATCGCCGAGCACCCGAACTTGACCGCCACGGCTCTCCAGACCGTCGGCAGCAAGGGCTACGACGGGCTCGTCATGGCCCTCGTCACGGGCTGAACCGCGCCCGCGGCGGCCGCCCGAACCACTAATCTCGGCCGCATGACGGCACTTTCCCACCACAGCTCCGACCCCATCGAGCAGCCCGGCCGCGGCGGGGCCACCGCCACCACCGAGGCCGATCCGCACGCCATCGGGCCCGTGCGCACCGAGTACG
Protein-coding sequences here:
- a CDS encoding pyridoxamine 5'-phosphate oxidase family protein, with the protein product MPAHGPEKHPTTTELDARYSSALNPRPGAADVTATDWAEALRQLADAEIFWASTVRADGRLHVTPVIAAWHDGALYFSTGPDEQKAKNLAHDGHCALTTGGNSLTAGFDLVIEGTARQVADPAALEEVITAYETKYGPHMTSTEGTFHGMGDAIRKGGAVVFALPPSTAYGFGRDNGIYTHTRWTF
- a CDS encoding O-methyltransferase, producing the protein MAQRTWTAVDDYFDGLLVEEDEALVAANADAEAAGLPAHQVAPNQGKLLHLLARIRGARTVLEIGTLGGYSTIWLARALPAGGRLVTLEVDPHCADVAEANVARAGLADVVDIRRGPALELLPHLTDLAPFDLVFIDADKPSNPDYLKWALELTGPGSVIIGDNVVRDGAVVDPDSTDPRVQGVRRFTELIAEHPNLTATALQTVGSKGYDGLVMALVTG
- a CDS encoding MerR family transcriptional regulator; its protein translation is MRIGELAGRAGVSVRSVRYYEEQGLLASTRSASGQRHYTDEEVERVVFLQRLYAAGLSSRTIAELLPCVDAPSEEASDAALTRMAQERARLSDHIADLVRTRDALDGLMATAREHRERLRANADSSATTC
- a CDS encoding alkene reductase, with product MTTLFDSHRLGDLTLPNRVVMAPMSRVRAAAGGLATPSMATYYAQRATAGLIVSEGVQPSLIGQSNPGTPGLHTDEQVEAWRPVTAAVRSNGGRIFAQIMHGGRVSHPDTTGTRPVGPSAVAAVGEVFTAAGPRPAPVPRALATSEVPGHARSYAEAARRAVDAGFDGVELHGANGYLISQFLSSNANLRTDRYGGSVAGRIRFAVEAAAATVDAIGGTRTGIRLSPGGTFWGVAETEVPELYAALLAELARLDLAYVHLEATADEPVLLGLRRAWPGTLVVNPTLPMGSKQTGRADADHWLGLGADLISFGRAYIANPDLVERLRLGLPVAPVDEATLYQGGDAGYLTYSAYQHAG
- a CDS encoding DUF11 domain-containing protein, whose translation is MTHADLRPARRRRGPGGRTGVLATALGLALVLALPGSALAAPGDPDPSFGPDGRVVTPFPGYAEGHDIARQADGKLVVVGLSEAGFALARYDAAGGLDPGFAGDGTVTSDFGGGAHTANAVAIQPSDGKIVVAGTTEVAEEGGGCCFFSVARYNTDGSLDPGFGDGGLVRVDEFGGSADGADVAVQPDGKIIAAGKGAGGGFALVRLDSAGNLDPSLGGDGAVVAGFTPTSPQDAGGTARRIALQPDGKIVSVGYVGNTNFDIGVVRYLPGGSLDPTFSGDGMVTADFGGTEFGNDVAVQPDGKIVAAGSGAVGVALLRYNADGSPDNGFGSGGRTSVHFPGDGGGANALALQPNGKIVIAGQADDPNSEEANDFGVARFNANGTVDTGFGGDGFVVTGFQDRDEARGVLVQPDGKIVAAGFGAGFAFALARYQGGDGTAPPPPPSADLSVTQTPAATVSIGDRAAYTVTVTNSAASTATATGVTLTDTLTGAAVALTSAAASQGTCTTTATGAGCALGSLAPGASATVTVTAEPRSTGTVTNTAVVSATQQDPSTANNTRAATTSVNNAHGCTVVGTVGADTLTGGYFTDVICGLGGNDTVRASYGNDTVYGGYGNDNIDGGYGDDTLNGGPGNDTLTGDYGNDRLTTTDGVFANDSANGGPGTDTCTTDPGDTRTNCP